CATAGTTGTAATGTAACTATTCAGCCACAGATGGACATGGTTGAAACACGGAAAATCCGTGAACCGTGTCCGTAATTAGGCTGAAGGTTTTTCCTCCTGTTGTCCTCTGCCTTCTGCCCTCTGTATTTATCCGTGCTAATCCGTGTTAATCAGTGGCTGAATTTACGACTAAAGTAAATATTTTATCCACTTCTTCTAAACTATTTACGACCAAATCGGCACAAGAGAAATCCAGTCCTTGAGTAAACTGGTTTGGAACAGCGATACATTTCATTTTAGCCGCTTTTGCTGACATTACACCTGTTAGTGCATCTTCTAACACCAGGCACTCTTGCGGACTAATGTTTAATTTTTCTGCGGCTAATAAGTAAATATCAGGATTTGGCTTACCGTATTTGACCTCTTCTCCAGAAACAATTACTTCAAACTGCTCAACGATGCCTAATTTATTAACAATCAATTCAATAAATCGTCTTTTGGAAGATGAGGCAATGGCTTTCCTTATTCCGATTTCATTTAATAGATGAAGGAGCTTAAAAAATCCAGGCATAGGTTTTATATTTTGTGCCAGAAGTCTTGTGTAAATCTCTTCTCGCTCTTCTAAAAGCCTTATTGCTGGTTCCTCCAATTCCAGTTCTTCTTTGAATATCGTTAAACTTTCAATCGGGAGTCTTCCCATCAATTTTTGTTTAAGCGGTAGGGTAAAGCATTTACCTCTTTTTGCGGCTACTTGTTTCATTGCCTCAGAATATAAAGGCTCGGTATCAACCATTAGCCCATCCATATCAAAAATAACGGCTTTAATGGAGTAGTTTCTTTTCATTAGTTTCCCTGTCTGAAGTTTCACCATTTGTAAGCGTTCAGCCACAGAGGCACAGAGTTCACAGAGAATTAAGGAAATTAACCACAAATGCACACGAATTAACCTCTGATATCCCATAAATGTAGTGCGAATCTTTAGGTTCGCCTTTTGGCTTGCCAGAAGCGAGGCTAAAGCCTCATACTACAATTTATGTTCATTCGTAGTTATATATTCCCTCTGTGTTCTCTGTGACTCTGTGGCTATATCCTGAACGGTTACCACCCTTTTTAAGACCGATTATGTTCTAATCTGAGCAAGTTTTTCTTCATCTCTATTCCCCCTAAAAAACCACCTGATTTCCCATCACTTCGGATAACGCGGTGGCAGGGAATAATAATCGGAAGTGGATTTTTCTTTAATGCCTGTCCTACCGCCCGAAATGCCTTTGGACTACCTATCTTTTCTGCAATAAATTGATAACTCCTTACCTCACCATAAGGAATTGAACAGGTAACTTCCCAAACTTTATTTTCAAACGCAGTCGCTGACCGGACATCTATCGGATAGTCAAACTCTACTTTTTTACCTTCAAAGTAGTTCATTAGTGAGTTTTTTATCTTCTCAAAAC
Above is a window of bacterium DNA encoding:
- a CDS encoding HAD family phosphatase codes for the protein MKRNYSIKAVIFDMDGLMVDTEPLYSEAMKQVAAKRGKCFTLPLKQKLMGRLPIESLTIFKEELELEEPAIRLLEEREEIYTRLLAQNIKPMPGFFKLLHLLNEIGIRKAIASSSKRRFIELIVNKLGIVEQFEVIVSGEEVKYGKPNPDIYLLAAEKLNISPQECLVLEDALTGVMSAKAAKMKCIAVPNQFTQGLDFSCADLVVNSLEEVDKIFTLVVNSATD
- a CDS encoding methylated-DNA--[protein]-cysteine S-methyltransferase, which gives rise to MASNIGLTRVILPQPDKKNIFKMVQGLVRDDKCFEKIKNSLMNYFEGKKVEFDYPIDVRSATAFENKVWEVTCSIPYGEVRSYQFIAEKIGSPKAFRAVGQALKKNPLPIIIPCHRVIRSDGKSGGFLGGIEMKKNLLRLEHNRS